The proteins below are encoded in one region of Effusibacillus dendaii:
- a CDS encoding phosphotransferase family protein — MTQKPFKDTIAVRPGEELNIAAVEPFLRERIPEMPEGPITVEQFPSGHSNLTYLIKCGDWEAVLRRPPFGPVAPKAHDMERESRILSMVHPVFPLAPKPYVFTDDTSILGAPFFVMERRKGLVLDREWPAGVEHTPELCRQISESVVDTLVDLHAIDYNEAGLESLGHPEGFMERQVRGWIGRYERAKTDEIAVVESTAKWMLDHIPVSPAATIVHNDFKMNNMIFAADDPAKVVAVLDWEMTTIGDPLSDVAITVSYWDQAEDSENLRSGFASVTALPGFISREEFVEMYARKSGRDLSRIDFYLTYAYFKVAVICQQIYFRWKNGQTKDQRFERLGRTATNLMHHAYEIATKGF, encoded by the coding sequence ATGACTCAGAAACCATTTAAAGATACGATTGCAGTGCGTCCGGGGGAAGAATTGAATATAGCGGCGGTAGAACCCTTTTTGCGTGAGCGGATTCCCGAGATGCCGGAAGGTCCGATTACAGTCGAACAGTTTCCGTCCGGTCACTCGAATTTGACTTATCTGATCAAATGCGGCGATTGGGAAGCGGTGCTGCGCCGTCCGCCGTTTGGACCGGTGGCTCCAAAAGCGCATGACATGGAGCGGGAAAGCCGCATTTTATCAATGGTTCACCCTGTGTTTCCGTTGGCTCCGAAACCGTACGTGTTCACAGACGATACGTCAATACTGGGAGCGCCGTTTTTTGTAATGGAGCGGAGAAAAGGGCTTGTGTTGGACCGCGAATGGCCGGCAGGGGTTGAACATACACCGGAGTTGTGCCGACAGATTTCGGAATCGGTCGTCGATACGCTAGTCGATTTGCATGCGATTGATTATAATGAGGCAGGACTTGAATCGCTTGGACATCCGGAAGGATTTATGGAGCGGCAGGTTCGCGGCTGGATCGGACGTTACGAACGGGCGAAAACGGATGAAATTGCGGTGGTGGAATCAACAGCGAAATGGATGTTGGATCATATACCCGTGTCTCCGGCTGCCACCATTGTCCATAACGATTTTAAAATGAACAATATGATATTTGCTGCGGACGATCCCGCCAAAGTGGTGGCGGTGCTGGACTGGGAGATGACCACTATCGGCGATCCTTTGTCCGATGTGGCGATTACAGTCAGTTATTGGGACCAAGCGGAAGATTCGGAGAACCTGCGCAGCGGGTTTGCATCGGTGACCGCATTGCCCGGCTTTATTTCCCGTGAAGAGTTTGTTGAAATGTATGCCAGAAAAAGCGGACGTGACCTTAGCCGGATCGATTTTTATCTGACGTATGCGTACTTTAAGGTGGCGGTCATCTGCCAACAGATTTATTTCCGCTGGAAGAACGGCCAGACGAAAGACCAGCGTTTTGAGCGGCTCGGCCGGACAGCGACGAATCTGATGCATCACGCTTATGAAATTGCGACAAAAGGTTTCTAG
- the metH gene encoding methionine synthase, which translates to MSANFSATDAGGHLSGLPIFDQLQKKILILDGAMGTMIQQADLTAEDFGGEEYEGCNEYLNLTRPDVIQSIHEQYLQAGSDIIETNTFGSTPLVLAEYNLQHLADEINHAAVKLAKEAAKKYSTPEWPRFVAGAMGPTTKTLSVTGGTTFDELVENYYRQSKALIEAGVDLLLLETIQDTLNVKAASIGVKKVFAELGKQLPIMLSGTIEPMGTTLAGQNIESFYISLEHLKPITIGLNCATGPEFMRDHLRTLSELALCGVSCYPNAGLPDENGHYHESPQGLAQKMAGFAEQGWLNVAGGCCGTTPEHIRALAEALKDIKPRQSAKRHLPAVSGIETVYLEADNRPLMVGERTNVIGSKKFRTLISDGLYEDASEVARAQVKGGAHIIDICLADPDRDEYGDMEKFLHFVTKKVKVPLMIDSTDAKVIELGLKYSQGKAIINSINLEDGEKRFAEVAPLITQYGAAVVVGTIDETGMAVTRQRKLEVAKRSYDLLVNQYGVNPQDIIFDPLVFPVGTGDEQYIGSALETVEGIRLIKEALPQCATILGISNVSFGLPPAGREVLNAVFLYHCTKAGLDYAIVNTEKLERFASIPETERRMAEELLFQTNDQTLADFTAFYREKKTTKVKQTSNLTLEERLANYVVEGSKEGLIPDLEQALAKYPPLDIINGPLMNGMEEVGRLFNDNELIVAEVLQSAEVMKAAVAYLEPFMEKTESAVKGKILLATVKGDVHDIGKNLVEIIMSNNGYQVVNLGIKVPPEQLITACREQKPDMIGLSGLLVKSAQQMVVTAQDLRASGIDVPMLVGGAALTRKFTHTRIAPEYEGPVVYAKDAMDGLDLANRLSDERLRPKLMEELTLIRESYAAEQGAATGTTVQPEVSAEAGRSTVDRNAPVFLPPDLERHVLREYPVSFLQPYLNLRMLLGKHLGVKGNVEKLLAESDPKTTELMAVIEQLLKEAKESGIIQTNGMYRFFPAQSSGNDVLIYDPQDHSKIIETFAFPRQQQAPYLCLADFLRPVESGVMDYVGFLVVTAGRGVREIANKWKEAGDYLRSHAIQALALELAEAFAERIHHIMRDVWGFPDPAEMTMQERFGARYQGIRVSFGYPACPNLDDQAQLFRLMKPEDIGVQLTDGFMMDPEASVSAMVFAHPEARYFNV; encoded by the coding sequence ATGAGCGCAAACTTTTCGGCAACGGATGCAGGCGGGCATTTGAGCGGCCTTCCGATTTTTGATCAACTGCAAAAGAAGATTCTAATACTTGATGGCGCGATGGGAACGATGATTCAACAGGCCGATTTAACGGCCGAAGACTTTGGCGGCGAAGAATACGAGGGCTGCAACGAATATTTGAACTTGACGCGGCCGGATGTGATTCAATCGATCCATGAGCAGTATTTGCAGGCAGGATCGGATATTATCGAAACGAATACGTTTGGTTCCACGCCACTGGTGCTTGCTGAATACAATTTGCAGCATCTGGCGGACGAAATCAACCACGCGGCTGTCAAGTTGGCGAAGGAAGCGGCAAAAAAATATTCGACTCCCGAATGGCCCCGTTTTGTGGCGGGGGCAATGGGGCCGACGACGAAAACGCTGTCTGTCACAGGCGGTACGACATTCGACGAGTTGGTCGAAAATTATTACCGGCAGTCAAAAGCGTTGATTGAGGCAGGCGTTGATCTGCTGCTACTGGAGACGATCCAGGATACGTTGAATGTAAAAGCGGCCAGTATTGGCGTTAAAAAAGTGTTTGCCGAACTTGGCAAACAACTGCCGATCATGTTGTCCGGCACGATTGAGCCGATGGGCACCACGTTAGCGGGTCAGAATATCGAATCGTTTTATATTTCGTTGGAACATCTGAAGCCGATTACGATTGGCTTGAACTGCGCAACAGGCCCGGAATTTATGCGCGATCATCTGCGAACGCTGTCCGAATTGGCGCTATGCGGGGTCAGTTGTTATCCGAATGCGGGACTGCCGGACGAAAACGGCCACTATCACGAATCACCGCAAGGGTTGGCCCAAAAAATGGCCGGTTTCGCGGAGCAGGGCTGGTTAAACGTAGCAGGCGGATGCTGCGGTACGACCCCGGAGCATATCCGAGCCCTGGCCGAAGCGTTGAAGGACATCAAGCCGCGGCAGTCAGCCAAACGGCATTTGCCGGCTGTATCGGGAATCGAGACGGTTTATTTGGAAGCGGACAATCGTCCGCTGATGGTCGGAGAGCGAACAAACGTGATCGGATCCAAGAAATTTCGCACCTTGATTTCCGACGGGTTATATGAAGACGCCTCCGAGGTGGCGCGAGCGCAGGTAAAGGGAGGCGCACATATAATCGACATCTGTCTGGCCGATCCGGATCGCGATGAATACGGTGACATGGAGAAATTTCTTCATTTTGTTACTAAAAAGGTTAAAGTTCCGTTGATGATCGACTCGACCGATGCAAAGGTGATTGAGCTCGGCCTGAAATATTCACAAGGAAAAGCAATCATTAACTCGATCAATTTGGAGGATGGGGAAAAGCGGTTTGCGGAAGTCGCCCCGCTGATCACTCAATATGGGGCTGCCGTGGTGGTAGGCACAATTGACGAAACCGGCATGGCGGTCACCCGACAGCGGAAACTGGAAGTGGCGAAACGATCTTACGATTTGCTCGTCAATCAGTATGGTGTGAATCCGCAAGATATTATTTTTGATCCGCTGGTCTTCCCGGTAGGAACAGGCGATGAGCAGTATATCGGATCGGCGCTTGAAACCGTAGAGGGGATTCGCCTGATTAAAGAGGCGCTGCCACAGTGTGCCACGATTCTCGGTATTTCCAATGTGTCATTCGGGTTGCCGCCGGCGGGCCGGGAAGTATTAAATGCGGTATTTCTCTACCACTGCACAAAAGCAGGCCTTGACTACGCAATCGTAAATACGGAGAAACTGGAGCGGTTCGCCTCGATTCCAGAAACGGAGCGGCGCATGGCGGAAGAGCTGCTGTTTCAGACGAACGATCAGACGCTGGCCGATTTTACCGCATTTTATCGGGAAAAGAAGACGACAAAGGTGAAGCAGACGTCCAATCTGACCTTGGAAGAACGGCTGGCGAACTATGTGGTGGAGGGCAGCAAAGAAGGTCTGATTCCAGATCTGGAACAGGCGCTGGCAAAATACCCGCCGCTCGATATTATTAATGGTCCGCTGATGAACGGAATGGAAGAAGTTGGCCGCCTGTTTAATGACAACGAACTGATCGTGGCCGAGGTGCTGCAGAGCGCTGAAGTCATGAAAGCGGCCGTCGCTTATTTGGAACCGTTTATGGAAAAAACGGAGTCAGCCGTCAAAGGCAAGATTCTGCTGGCCACGGTTAAAGGGGACGTGCACGACATCGGTAAAAATCTGGTCGAAATCATCATGTCCAACAACGGGTATCAGGTCGTGAATCTGGGCATTAAAGTTCCACCGGAACAGTTGATTACTGCCTGCCGTGAACAAAAACCGGATATGATTGGGTTGTCCGGTCTTTTGGTAAAATCGGCGCAGCAGATGGTAGTGACCGCTCAGGACTTGCGCGCGTCCGGGATTGATGTGCCCATGTTGGTGGGAGGTGCCGCTTTGACCCGTAAATTTACCCATACGCGGATTGCACCGGAATATGAGGGGCCAGTCGTCTACGCGAAAGATGCCATGGACGGGCTTGATCTGGCAAACCGGTTGAGTGACGAACGACTGCGGCCAAAGCTTATGGAGGAATTGACTCTAATCAGAGAGTCGTATGCGGCGGAGCAGGGTGCTGCGACGGGAACGACCGTCCAGCCGGAAGTATCGGCAGAAGCGGGTCGTTCGACTGTGGATCGCAATGCTCCCGTCTTTCTGCCGCCCGATTTGGAACGGCATGTGCTGCGGGAGTATCCGGTTTCCTTCCTGCAGCCGTACCTGAATCTGCGGATGTTGTTGGGAAAACACCTGGGTGTGAAAGGGAATGTAGAGAAACTGTTGGCGGAGTCCGATCCGAAAACGACCGAATTGATGGCGGTCATAGAGCAGCTTTTGAAGGAAGCGAAAGAATCAGGAATCATCCAGACGAACGGAATGTACCGGTTTTTCCCGGCGCAGTCGTCAGGCAACGACGTCCTGATTTACGATCCGCAGGACCATTCGAAAATTATCGAGACATTCGCGTTTCCTCGCCAGCAGCAGGCGCCCTACCTGTGCCTGGCCGATTTTCTGAGGCCGGTGGAAAGCGGTGTAATGGATTATGTAGGGTTCCTGGTGGTGACTGCCGGTCGTGGTGTGCGTGAAATTGCAAATAAGTGGAAAGAAGCGGGGGATTATTTGCGGTCGCATGCGATTCAGGCACTGGCGCTTGAACTCGCGGAGGCGTTTGCCGAACGGATTCACCACATCATGCGGGATGTTTGGGGATTCCCCGATCCGGCCGAAATGACGATGCAGGAACGATTTGGTGCGAGGTATCAAGGTATCCGTGTATCGTTTGGGTATCCTGCTTGCCCCAATCTGGATGACCAGGCGCAATTGTTCCGTTTGATGAAACCGGAGGATATTGGAGTACAATTAACGGACGGGTTCATGATGGACCCGGAAGCCTCAGTGTCAGCCATGGTATTTGCCCATCCGGAAGCCCGTTATTTTAACGTCTAG
- a CDS encoding b(o/a)3-type cytochrome-c oxidase subunit 1, translated as MATETRVDRKTSKLSLAYILVAFTAFGLAAICGVLQGMDRGGAVTMPTWLGYYQILTAHGVLMGLVFTTFFIVGFLFAGIARTTGGSLTPAGARMGWIGYWLMVIGTAMDVVTILTNNATVLYTFYAPMKASPYFYIGATLLIVGSWVAGWGMFHCFQTWRKNNPGQRTPLIAFTAVATMVLWQLATLGVAAEALLQLIPWSFGWVDKINVVLSRTLFWFFGHPLVYFWLLPAYICWYTIMPKIVGGKVFSDAITRMVFVLFVLISTPIGFHHQLMEPGISEKWKFLHVGLTMAIALPSMITAFMLFATFESVGRAKGASGLFGWFKKLPWGDARFFSLFLAMLWFIPAGIGGIINASNQLNAVVHNTVWVTGHFHLTVGTAVAMTFFAISYWLIPHLTGRKLTKTANDIGKLQGVLWSIGMIFMSGSMHILGLLGGPRRTAGTTYGDDPTALSWMPLHKLTMIGGIILFIAAVIQVSLVFYLAFKAPKGEEEFPVGEVAEEAQETPRILERWKIWVTLAVVLILIGYGIPITDMIQNPPPGVEGIRTW; from the coding sequence ATGGCAACTGAAACAAGAGTGGACCGCAAGACATCCAAACTGAGTCTCGCGTACATCCTGGTCGCCTTTACGGCTTTTGGTTTGGCGGCGATTTGCGGCGTGTTGCAGGGGATGGATCGCGGTGGAGCGGTTACAATGCCGACGTGGCTAGGCTATTATCAAATTTTGACGGCACACGGTGTTTTGATGGGCTTGGTTTTTACTACTTTCTTTATTGTCGGTTTTCTATTTGCCGGAATTGCAAGAACAACTGGCGGTTCCTTGACTCCAGCCGGAGCCCGCATGGGGTGGATTGGATACTGGTTGATGGTGATAGGAACGGCAATGGATGTCGTTACCATTTTGACCAACAACGCAACGGTCTTGTATACGTTTTACGCGCCGATGAAAGCGTCACCATATTTTTATATCGGGGCCACCTTGCTCATTGTCGGCAGTTGGGTAGCCGGCTGGGGAATGTTCCATTGTTTTCAGACATGGCGTAAAAATAATCCGGGTCAGCGCACCCCGCTGATTGCCTTCACGGCGGTCGCTACGATGGTGCTTTGGCAATTGGCTACACTCGGTGTAGCGGCTGAAGCTTTGCTGCAGTTGATTCCCTGGTCGTTCGGTTGGGTGGATAAAATAAATGTCGTGCTCAGTCGTACCCTGTTCTGGTTCTTTGGCCATCCGCTCGTGTACTTCTGGTTGTTACCTGCGTATATATGCTGGTACACCATTATGCCGAAGATTGTCGGCGGCAAAGTATTCAGTGACGCGATCACCCGTATGGTATTTGTCTTGTTTGTTTTGATCTCTACGCCGATCGGTTTTCACCATCAATTGATGGAACCGGGTATTTCGGAAAAGTGGAAATTTCTCCATGTGGGGCTCACCATGGCAATTGCACTCCCATCGATGATCACCGCCTTCATGCTGTTCGCTACGTTTGAAAGTGTCGGGCGGGCGAAAGGGGCAAGCGGACTGTTCGGCTGGTTCAAAAAGTTGCCTTGGGGAGACGCGCGTTTCTTCTCGCTGTTTCTGGCGATGCTGTGGTTTATTCCGGCCGGAATAGGGGGCATCATCAATGCAAGCAACCAGTTGAACGCCGTTGTGCATAACACCGTTTGGGTAACCGGACACTTTCACTTAACGGTGGGAACGGCAGTAGCGATGACGTTTTTTGCAATCAGTTATTGGCTGATTCCCCATCTGACGGGACGCAAGCTGACGAAAACAGCCAATGATATTGGTAAACTGCAAGGAGTTTTATGGTCGATCGGAATGATATTCATGTCCGGTTCGATGCATATACTAGGGCTTTTGGGCGGACCGCGCCGGACAGCAGGCACCACTTACGGGGACGATCCCACAGCGTTAAGTTGGATGCCGCTGCATAAGCTGACAATGATTGGTGGAATTATCCTGTTCATTGCAGCGGTGATTCAAGTATCTCTCGTGTTCTACCTGGCATTTAAGGCGCCGAAAGGGGAAGAAGAGTTCCCTGTCGGTGAAGTGGCGGAAGAAGCACAGGAAACGCCGCGAATCCTGGAACGTTGGAAGATATGGGTAACACTGGCGGTTGTCCTGATTCTAATCGGTTATGGAATTCCGATTACGGACATGATTCAAAATCCGCCGCCCGGAGTGGAAGGCATCCGTACCTGGTAA
- a CDS encoding cytochrome c oxidase subunit II: MHIHRFEKIWLIIGGAIVVIFIVSLFISTFAMGMQPPSIRETIDPKVVDQTPPFDKPGLKQIGDKRYEADMTAFVFGYGPAQMEVPAGSTVTFRVTSKDVVHGFEIPGTDVNLMAVPGLVNEATQTFNKPGEYLILCNEYCGAGHQLMSAKLIVK; the protein is encoded by the coding sequence ATGCATATTCATCGTTTTGAAAAGATTTGGTTAATAATTGGCGGAGCAATAGTAGTGATATTTATTGTATCATTGTTCATCAGCACGTTTGCCATGGGGATGCAACCTCCCAGCATTAGGGAAACGATCGATCCGAAGGTGGTGGATCAAACTCCGCCTTTTGATAAACCGGGTCTGAAACAGATTGGCGATAAACGGTACGAAGCGGATATGACCGCCTTTGTTTTCGGTTATGGACCTGCACAGATGGAAGTTCCGGCCGGTTCGACGGTTACTTTCCGCGTTACGAGCAAAGATGTGGTGCATGGTTTTGAAATCCCCGGAACTGACGTTAACTTGATGGCCGTTCCCGGACTTGTCAACGAGGCAACCCAAACATTCAACAAACCGGGAGAATATCTGATTTTGTGCAATGAATACTGCGGCGCGGGACATCAATTGATGTCTGCCAAGCTGATTGTAAAATAG
- a CDS encoding cytochrome c oxidase subunit 2A yields MANPNPHVTDSETVAHKKKEEEPVLTGTLVLVLILGFLIVASWVGVFGLYVSRL; encoded by the coding sequence TTGGCAAATCCAAATCCGCACGTAACGGATTCAGAAACCGTTGCCCACAAAAAGAAAGAAGAGGAACCGGTACTGACGGGAACATTAGTTTTGGTGTTAATCCTGGGGTTCTTGATTGTGGCCAGTTGGGTAGGGGTTTTTGGACTGTACGTAAGCAGACTTTGA